A single window of Methanobacterium sp. DNA harbors:
- a CDS encoding class I SAM-dependent methyltransferase, which produces MKELQQGYPKLDLHKELLRSNLFIELEKFSNVFINQNKNHMEYYSKKWVADPFHWWSREWEYPYVYQEIKKSVSKKHDLNILDAGSGFTFFPFFISSKYNRATITCADNDKNLKNIFDKIKNDSVSFKYSDITNLQFEDNSFDLIYSISVLEHFKDYKKAINELNRVLDKDGTLILTFDVSLYGLADMSIKRSKKLIKYLLKYFKLDNGFDPIYELEIMDVDNLLSIKCPFKDPPLMQKMSSVFKNIIYSGNFTYHNKMTVFCLSLRN; this is translated from the coding sequence ATGAAAGAACTTCAGCAAGGATATCCTAAATTGGATTTACATAAAGAATTATTAAGAAGTAATTTGTTTATAGAGTTAGAAAAATTTTCAAATGTTTTTATTAATCAAAATAAAAATCATATGGAATACTATTCCAAAAAATGGGTTGCTGATCCATTTCATTGGTGGAGCCGTGAATGGGAATATCCATATGTTTATCAAGAAATCAAAAAATCGGTTTCAAAAAAACATGACTTAAACATTTTGGATGCTGGATCTGGATTTACATTTTTTCCTTTCTTCATTTCCTCAAAATATAATAGAGCAACAATAACATGCGCCGACAATGATAAAAATTTAAAGAATATTTTTGATAAAATAAAAAATGATTCAGTATCTTTCAAGTACTCTGACATTACCAATCTTCAATTTGAAGATAATTCGTTTGATTTAATTTATTCAATTTCTGTATTGGAACATTTTAAAGACTATAAAAAAGCTATAAACGAATTAAACAGGGTTTTGGATAAAGATGGGACGTTAATACTCACTTTTGATGTTTCGCTCTATGGATTGGCTGACATGTCAATAAAAAGATCTAAAAAGCTTATTAAATATTTATTAAAGTATTTTAAACTTGATAATGGTTTCGATCCAATCTATGAATTAGAAATTATGGATGTAGATAATTTATTATCTATTAAATGTCCTTTTAAAGATCCTCCTTTAATGCAAAAAATGAGTTCTGTCTTTAAAAATATAATTTACAGTGGTAACTTTACATATCATAATAAAATGACAGTATTTTGTTTATCGTTAAGAAATTAA
- a CDS encoding DUF2206 domain-containing protein — translation MLTIDNIFQINDWKLKKFLSLVLSIQVILLGSIILPMFNIRLPFVTEVIGFIYLTFVPGFLILRILKIHDLSSMESISYAMGLSLTALMIIGFSSNLIYPILGINKPLSPFYLILTMTIFTIILCIISYFRDDGFHLNKKININPVNLFILLLPFIAIIGTFFMNYYQNNFIMLLFILIISIIPLLVVFGKIKSEYYPLAIFVVSLALLFHRSLISQYVWGWDINFEYYYASIVLNNSLLSYMSSSTPNSMLSVVIIAPFYSIFTNISLNYVFKVIYPFIYSFVPLILYQIYKKQTSAKIAFLACFFFVSVFVFYEEMPQLAKQQIAELFFVLLLLLIVDAKIEKIKKSILFLIFAVSLIVSHYGLTYIFILMLVISVLILSMIDNSRFEKIFSNIKHSVNSNSLNNNITLTFLLFFVTFTLAWYIYLTSSLTFISLVSLVNKISSGIFTDIFNVGGSTQGLSLIQSGTSSLFSKISKYIHLLSQFFISFALIMIIMGRSKFKFDRIFLAFIFSSFIILLAGIFIPYFGSSLNTSRLYHISLLIIAPMFVIGLIMFLQVINDILGSKIHIKQFNYHIVAVFIMVLFLFNTGFIYQIVGESSNISFENKVDYPIFNDKDVASAKWINNLTLNTKQILYADDNAYNLFAQIRGTPGLLRQNISLPRNSVVYADTRNIVDDRFQINGQFYNKTLVQFRERKMFELNKIYDNGGSQIFFNS, via the coding sequence ATGTTAACAATTGATAATATATTCCAAATTAATGATTGGAAATTAAAAAAGTTTTTAAGTTTAGTGCTATCAATCCAGGTCATTCTTTTAGGTTCTATCATACTGCCTATGTTCAACATAAGATTACCATTTGTTACTGAAGTTATTGGTTTTATTTACTTAACATTTGTTCCAGGATTCCTAATACTTAGAATACTGAAAATTCATGATTTAAGCAGTATGGAGTCTATTTCTTATGCAATGGGATTAAGCTTAACTGCCCTAATGATCATCGGGTTTTCATCTAACCTTATTTATCCTATTTTAGGCATAAATAAACCTCTTTCGCCCTTTTATTTAATTTTAACAATGACTATTTTTACAATAATCCTGTGTATCATATCATATTTTCGTGATGATGGATTTCATTTAAATAAAAAGATTAATATAAATCCAGTTAACCTATTCATCTTATTGTTACCTTTTATTGCAATAATTGGCACATTTTTCATGAATTATTATCAGAATAATTTCATAATGTTGTTATTTATATTGATTATATCCATTATCCCACTTTTGGTTGTTTTTGGTAAAATAAAAAGTGAATATTATCCTTTAGCGATATTTGTTGTTTCTTTGGCTCTTTTATTTCACAGATCTCTAATATCCCAGTATGTTTGGGGTTGGGATATAAATTTTGAATATTATTATGCTTCAATTGTTTTGAATAATTCATTATTGAGTTATATGTCTTCTTCCACACCTAATTCTATGTTAAGTGTTGTTATTATTGCTCCGTTTTATTCAATCTTTACCAATATAAGTCTTAACTATGTTTTCAAAGTCATATACCCATTTATTTATTCTTTCGTACCACTAATATTATATCAAATATATAAAAAACAAACTTCAGCGAAAATTGCTTTTTTAGCTTGTTTTTTCTTTGTTTCGGTATTTGTATTCTATGAAGAAATGCCACAGCTTGCAAAACAACAAATAGCTGAGTTATTCTTTGTATTACTATTGTTATTGATAGTAGATGCTAAGATTGAAAAAATCAAAAAATCCATATTATTTTTAATTTTCGCAGTAAGTTTAATAGTTTCACATTATGGATTAACTTATATTTTCATATTGATGCTTGTCATTTCTGTGTTAATTCTTTCAATGATTGATAATAGTCGATTTGAAAAAATATTTAGTAATATAAAACATTCAGTTAATTCGAATTCTCTCAATAACAATATAACATTAACCTTTCTGCTCTTTTTTGTAACCTTTACTTTGGCTTGGTATATTTATCTTACATCTTCTTTAACGTTTATCTCGTTAGTATCATTGGTAAACAAAATTTCAAGTGGAATATTCACAGATATTTTTAATGTGGGAGGTTCAACTCAAGGTTTAAGTCTGATTCAATCAGGAACCAGTTCTTTATTTAGCAAAATAAGTAAATACATTCATTTGTTAAGTCAATTTTTTATTTCATTTGCTTTAATAATGATTATTATGGGCAGATCAAAATTCAAATTTGATAGAATCTTTTTAGCGTTTATATTTTCAAGTTTCATAATTCTATTGGCAGGAATATTTATTCCATATTTCGGATCTAGTTTGAACACTTCTCGATTGTATCATATTTCTTTATTAATAATAGCACCGATGTTTGTCATTGGGTTAATTATGTTTTTACAAGTAATTAATGACATATTAGGTTCAAAAATTCATATTAAACAATTTAACTACCACATTGTCGCTGTTTTCATAATGGTCTTATTTTTGTTCAATACTGGATTTATATATCAAATAGTTGGTGAATCGAGTAATATATCCTTTGAAAATAAGGTTGATTACCCTATTTTTAATGATAAGGATGTAGCAAGTGCAAAATGGATTAATAATTTAACACTTAACACTAAACAAATTTTGTATGCGGATGATAATGCATATAATCTTTTTGCGCAAATTCGAGGTACCCCTGGTCTGTTACGTCAAAATATTTCTTTACCTCGAAACTCGGTTGTATATGCAGATACAAGGAATATTGTTGATGATCGATTCCAGATTAATGGACAATTTTATAATAAAACTTTAGTTCAATTCCGTGAAAGAAAAATGTTTGAATTAAATAAAATTTATGATAATGGTGGTTCTCAGATATTTTTTAATAGTTAA
- a CDS encoding glycosyltransferase family 4 protein: MKVLYINQQLGFNLYGGVETQMIETMKHINSLTDDVMVKLFNMWGDKIEEYDIVHIFSPRTFPSESLSIANYAKSHGLKVVVSPIFFDSPIFVKETHNSLYALLWKFYKRLNKEFSEISYLNYINPNRHLEDLFKISDLLLPNTNDELKCLMKTFSQISEEKCNIIPNGVESRFKYGNTDVFMEKYGIDDFILFVGRLEPRKNVIKLIEAFVESELETKLVIIGKKTEAEEYGDLCQMKGNENVIFIPSLLHQSELLRSAYKAAKVVTLPSYLETPGLVALEAGLAGSNLVITEVGGTKEYFGDKAWYIDPRSKDSIREALVSSYATPKSHGLTKIIENNFTWDKIAKKTIEAYYKIYQ; the protein is encoded by the coding sequence ATGAAAGTTCTTTACATAAATCAACAATTAGGTTTTAATCTTTATGGTGGAGTAGAAACTCAGATGATAGAAACCATGAAACATATTAATAGTTTAACTGATGATGTAATGGTGAAATTATTTAATATGTGGGGAGATAAGATAGAAGAATATGATATAGTACATATTTTTAGTCCGAGAACATTCCCATCAGAAAGTCTTTCTATTGCGAATTATGCTAAATCTCATGGTTTGAAGGTTGTTGTATCCCCAATTTTTTTTGATTCCCCCATTTTTGTCAAGGAAACCCATAATTCGCTCTATGCTTTATTATGGAAGTTTTACAAACGTCTAAATAAAGAGTTTTCAGAAATTTCTTATTTGAACTATATAAATCCTAATCGACATCTTGAAGATCTTTTCAAAATATCTGATTTGTTATTACCTAATACTAACGATGAACTTAAATGTTTAATGAAAACATTTTCTCAAATATCTGAAGAAAAATGCAATATAATACCAAATGGGGTGGAATCCAGATTTAAATACGGAAATACAGACGTATTCATGGAAAAATATGGTATTGATGATTTTATATTATTCGTAGGGCGATTAGAGCCCCGAAAGAATGTAATTAAATTAATTGAAGCTTTTGTTGAAAGTGAACTAGAAACAAAGTTAGTAATCATAGGTAAAAAAACAGAGGCTGAGGAATATGGTGATTTATGTCAAATGAAGGGAAATGAAAATGTAATTTTTATCCCATCTCTCCTTCATCAATCTGAACTTTTACGGTCAGCATATAAAGCAGCCAAAGTAGTAACATTGCCCAGCTATTTAGAAACTCCTGGACTTGTAGCTTTAGAGGCAGGATTAGCAGGTTCAAATTTGGTTATAACTGAGGTAGGTGGAACTAAGGAATATTTTGGAGATAAAGCATGGTATATTGATCCTAGAAGTAAAGATAGTATACGTGAAGCTTTAGTTTCGTCATATGCAACTCCAAAATCTCATGGGTTAACAAAAATTATTGAAAATAATTTTACTTGGGATAAAATAGCCAAAAAAACGATTGAAGCATATTATAAAATTTATCAATAA
- a CDS encoding class I SAM-dependent methyltransferase, translated as MEWPKLLEYIDPKTDEVILDLACGTGELSVKLASYGCKIYGIDRSNNSINLAKKFAAKEQMSCDFQVGDAESLPYPSDFFDKIVSSCSLEHFDDDVTALKEMNRVLKLNGYVILSVDSFTYPISNELKEIHRKKFYVVNYYSLESLKEKLISNNFELIKSDYLIRSALSTFVYNYLIIKSGLSRSPIRDMRYLITLVAYPFCFISDKYLGISDKGYTLLVKSQKSSNKG; from the coding sequence ATGGAGTGGCCAAAATTACTTGAATATATTGATCCAAAGACAGATGAAGTAATATTGGATTTAGCTTGTGGAACGGGTGAATTAAGTGTTAAATTAGCTAGTTATGGGTGTAAAATCTATGGGATTGATCGATCGAATAATTCCATAAATTTGGCTAAAAAATTTGCAGCTAAAGAGCAAATGAGTTGTGATTTTCAAGTGGGGGATGCTGAATCACTACCTTATCCCAGCGATTTTTTTGATAAAATTGTTTCTAGTTGTTCCTTGGAACACTTTGATGATGATGTTACGGCTTTGAAAGAGATGAATAGGGTTTTAAAGCTAAATGGGTATGTTATTTTATCTGTTGATAGTTTTACATATCCTATAAGTAATGAACTTAAAGAAATACATCGTAAAAAGTTCTATGTAGTCAATTATTATTCCTTAGAGTCTTTAAAAGAAAAACTTATCTCTAATAATTTTGAACTAATTAAAAGTGATTATTTAATTAGATCCGCACTATCCACGTTCGTCTACAACTATCTAATTATTAAAAGTGGGTTAAGTCGTTCCCCTATTCGTGATATGCGGTATTTAATCACTTTGGTTGCTTATCCTTTTTGTTTTATCAGTGATAAATATTTGGGTATATCAGATAAAGGTTATACTTTGTTAGTAAAGAGTCAAAAATCATCAAATAAAGGGTAA
- a CDS encoding oligosaccharide flippase family protein has protein sequence MTTHSPKYNKFAKNTSGMFLINIIINLSTILLLAILTKNMPLNEYGLWVQITTTTGLTTIFALLGLNISMLRYVSGEKNKDKIKECFYSIFFIVIMSGLLVSSLIFLMSDQIANLLFDDNSNLVKILSAYILFITLNTLILNFFIGLQKIKTYGLLSFTKVSINIIIVSFFVVFLHYGIYGALIGSILSELILLIISLSQIIYNIGIIFPRLNNIKEYLSLGLPIIPSTISDWVINSSDRYLIGIIIGITFVGLYSPAYTLGNLLSMIYAPISSIILTSISKGHGEEEHSYVEGLIKNSIKYYLFIGIPVFFGLSTLSKPLLTILTTTEIANYSFFITPFTALTFLVVGLYNIIVNIIVLKKKTKIVGITWTGAAVINLILNLILIPIIGILGAAIATLISYVLAFFVVAYKSNEYVNIKISYIFIFKTIISSIPILILYCILNPIQLFDIIFFIMTSFLVYLIIMLILKGIGKKEVLFIKNLLKSFNFDI, from the coding sequence ATGACAACCCATTCCCCTAAATATAACAAATTTGCCAAAAACACATCTGGCATGTTCTTGATTAATATAATTATAAATTTAAGTACAATATTATTACTCGCAATACTAACAAAAAACATGCCCCTAAATGAGTATGGTCTTTGGGTTCAAATTACAACTACTACAGGATTAACAACCATATTTGCTTTATTAGGTTTGAATATCTCCATGTTAAGATATGTTTCTGGAGAAAAAAATAAAGATAAAATAAAAGAATGTTTTTATTCGATTTTCTTTATCGTGATAATGTCAGGTTTATTAGTGTCAAGTCTAATTTTTTTAATGTCAGACCAGATCGCCAACTTACTATTTGATGATAATTCTAATTTAGTTAAAATTTTATCAGCATACATCCTTTTCATTACTCTAAATACACTTATTTTAAATTTTTTTATTGGTTTACAGAAAATAAAAACTTATGGTCTATTATCATTTACAAAAGTTTCAATAAACATCATCATTGTATCTTTTTTTGTTGTTTTTTTACACTATGGAATTTACGGTGCGTTAATCGGAAGTATCTTGTCAGAACTTATATTGTTAATCATAAGCCTTTCACAAATAATATACAATATTGGAATAATATTCCCCCGATTAAACAATATTAAAGAATATTTATCATTAGGCCTACCAATTATACCTTCAACTATCTCTGATTGGGTAATTAATTCAAGTGACCGTTATTTGATTGGAATAATAATCGGAATTACCTTTGTCGGTTTGTACTCGCCTGCTTATACCCTAGGAAACCTCCTTTCAATGATATATGCCCCCATATCATCTATAATATTAACTTCGATATCTAAAGGTCATGGAGAAGAAGAACACTCATACGTTGAAGGATTGATTAAGAATTCAATCAAATATTATTTATTTATTGGAATACCTGTTTTTTTCGGCCTTTCAACACTATCTAAACCATTATTAACAATATTAACAACAACTGAAATCGCAAATTACTCTTTTTTTATAACCCCATTTACTGCTTTAACTTTTTTAGTGGTCGGCCTATATAACATAATAGTGAACATAATAGTCTTGAAAAAAAAGACGAAAATTGTTGGCATCACTTGGACTGGTGCTGCAGTCATAAATTTGATACTAAATCTAATCTTGATACCTATAATAGGAATATTAGGTGCAGCAATAGCAACATTGATTTCATACGTTTTAGCATTTTTTGTAGTTGCTTACAAATCTAACGAATATGTAAATATAAAAATTAGTTATATATTCATTTTTAAGACCATTATCTCATCAATTCCTATTTTAATTTTATATTGTATTTTGAACCCTATACAATTATTTGACATAATATTTTTCATTATGACTTCTTTTTTAGTTTATTTAATTATAATGTTAATCCTAAAAGGAATTGGTAAGAAAGAAGTTTTATTTATAAAAAATTTACTAAAATCATTTAATTTTGATATTTAA
- a CDS encoding glycosyltransferase family 4 protein gives MRVLIISGGLPIDYTIQLGNSLNNKGEKLIILVDKEDLDEFGEYIENDVLILTKRKLKSFKLLLSNINILINLIKKIRQMEPDIIHIQGGDPLSIIILPFLKKHTLISTFHDVRVHPGVNPLLTRFVQFYLKKKSSAIIVHGKKLKEIFLRSNDFPADAVYPIKMGEINVKPFLKYYDEDIKEDDSILFFGWIGLHKGLIYLIKAAPLIKREFPNFKIVIAGQTGEGKTNREYFELCKRQISDDNYFVLYPYRISWKFGAELLQKCSLVVLPYIETSQSAVISTAYGFKKPVVITRVGAMPEIVDNCETGLIVPPKDSKSLAKAIIKLLNDKKLRKKMGENAQNKLKTDLSWDNIAKKTIEVYQRSMSKK, from the coding sequence ATGCGCGTATTAATTATTAGTGGAGGATTACCCATTGACTATACTATTCAACTGGGTAATTCATTAAACAATAAAGGAGAAAAACTTATAATTTTAGTTGACAAGGAGGATTTGGATGAATTTGGAGAATATATTGAAAATGATGTATTAATACTAACAAAAAGGAAATTAAAAAGCTTTAAATTATTACTCTCAAATATTAATATATTGATAAATTTAATAAAAAAAATACGTCAAATGGAACCAGATATAATCCATATTCAAGGAGGAGACCCATTATCTATTATAATTCTCCCATTCCTTAAAAAACATACATTAATATCGACATTTCATGATGTAAGGGTCCATCCTGGTGTTAATCCACTATTAACTAGATTTGTACAATTTTATTTAAAAAAAAAATCTAGTGCTATTATTGTACATGGCAAAAAGCTGAAAGAAATTTTTTTAAGATCTAATGATTTTCCAGCAGATGCAGTCTATCCAATAAAAATGGGTGAAATAAATGTTAAGCCCTTTTTAAAATATTACGACGAGGATATTAAAGAAGATGACTCAATTTTATTTTTTGGATGGATTGGACTTCATAAAGGACTAATCTATCTTATAAAAGCTGCACCATTAATCAAAAGAGAATTTCCTAACTTTAAAATTGTTATAGCTGGCCAAACGGGCGAAGGAAAAACAAATAGAGAATATTTTGAACTTTGTAAAAGACAGATTAGTGATGACAATTACTTTGTTTTATACCCTTATCGTATTTCGTGGAAATTCGGAGCTGAATTATTACAGAAATGTAGTTTGGTGGTTTTACCATACATTGAAACTTCACAAAGTGCTGTAATTTCAACTGCTTATGGTTTCAAAAAACCTGTGGTTATTACTAGAGTTGGTGCAATGCCGGAAATTGTTGACAACTGTGAAACCGGTTTAATAGTTCCACCTAAAGACTCTAAATCCTTAGCTAAAGCTATAATAAAATTATTGAATGATAAAAAATTAAGAAAAAAAATGGGTGAAAATGCCCAGAATAAACTTAAAACTGATCTTTCGTGGGATAACATAGCAAAAAAAACAATTGAAGTCTACCAAAGATCTATGTCTAAGAAATAA
- a CDS encoding alpha/beta fold hydrolase, whose protein sequence is MAGEKDVFTPTHHGMKINEIIPNSEMRIIDDGCHNLLVEKPVETYSVIKWFLDVFIR, encoded by the coding sequence ATTGCTGGAGAGAAAGATGTTTTCACTCCCACTCACCATGGGATGAAAATCAATGAAATTATTCCAAACTCAGAGATGAGAATTATTGATGATGGGTGTCATAATTTACTGGTAGAAAAGCCAGTTGAGACTTATTCGGTTATAAAATGGTTTTTAGATGTATTCATAAGATAG